Proteins found in one Primulina eburnea isolate SZY01 chromosome 16, ASM2296580v1, whole genome shotgun sequence genomic segment:
- the LOC140815899 gene encoding phosphatidylserine decarboxylase proenzyme 1, mitochondrial isoform X1 yields MKWRDSRVFAFPNCNRICQLHRFRFATFLRKVQPAQARVSAGGARNGSSSQGNFLLVPGATVATILMLGALHARRLYDDKMIEEAREKGVELEFRPDAKAKFLRLLPLRSISRFWGSLTSMELPIWLRPYVYKAWARAFHSKLEEVQLPLEEYASLKDFFVRMLKEGSRPIDSDPYCLVSPVDGTVMRFGELTGPGAMIEQVKGFSYSASSLIGANSHLPMLAAEDIDQENGKECMERVEKRKSWWRVSLASPKVRNMSSLLPMKGLFYCVIYLSPGDYHRIHSPVDWNILVRRHFKGNLFPVNERAARTIRNLYVENERVVLEGHWREGYMAMAAVGATNIGSIELFIEPRLRTNHPHKKLLHSEPPDERLYEPEGMGVALKKGDELAAFNMGSTVVLVFQAPNSQYSTYRDGSLDFKFCVKRGDRIHMGEALGRWHGELSEKDSYRSLRQL; encoded by the exons atgaagtggagggattctcgGGTGTTTGCCTTTCCCAATTGCAACAGAATTTGTCAGCTCCACCGTTTTCGCTTCGCTACTTTCCTCCGCAAAGTACAACCCGCCCAAGCGCGAGTGTCCGCCGGAGGTGCTCGCAATGGCAGCAGCTCGCAAG GAAATTTTTTGTTGGTGCCTGGTGCAACCGTCGCAACTATACTTATGCTTGGTGCTCTTCATGCCCGTCGGCTTTACGATGATAAAATG ATTGAAGAGGCAAGGGAAAAAGGAGTTGAATTGGAGTTTCGCCCAGATGCTAAG GCTAAATTCTTGAGATTGCTACCTCTGCGCTCTATTTCAAGATTTTGGGGCTCCTTGACTAGCATG GAACTTCCCATCTGGTTGCGACCATATGTATATAAAGCATGGGCTCGTGCGTTTCACTCTA AATTAGAAGAGGTTCAACTACCTTTGGAGGAGTATGCTTCTCTAAAGGATTTTTTTGTTCGCATGTTGAAAGAGGGCTCGAGACCCATTGATTCTGATCCATATTGTCTG GTCAGTCCTGTAGATGGCActgtcatgagatttggtgaGTTAACAGGACCAGGTGCGATGATTGAGCAAGTAAAAGGATTTTCTTATTCCGCTTCTTCACTTATTGGTGCGAACTCTCATCTTCCAATGCTTGCTGCGGAAGATATTGATCAAGAAAATGGTAAGGAATGTATGGAGAGAGTTGAGAAGCGGAAGTCGTGGTGGAGAGTTTCCTTGGCTTCTCCTAAAGTTAGAAATATGTCATCATTACT ACCAATGAAAGGCCTCTTTTACTGCGTGATTTACTTGAGTCCTGGAGATTACCACCGGATACACTCTCCAGTTGATTGGAATATTCTTGTCCGTCGGCATTTTAAAG GTAATCTTTTTCCAGTAAATGAGCGTGCTGCAAGAACTATCAGAAATCTTTATGTTGAAAATGAAAGG GTGGTGCTTGAAGGTCATTGGCGAGAAGGGTACATGGCCATGGCAGCAGTTGGTGCCACCAACATTGGTTCCATTGAG CTTTTTATTGAACCAAGACTGCGGACGAATCATCCTCACAAGAAGCTGCTACATTCAGAGCCTCCAGACGAACGGCTGTACGAACCTGAAGGCATGGGAGTGGCCCTTAAGAAGGGAGATGAG CTCGCTGCTTTCAACATGGGATCAACTGTGGTGCTAGTTTTTCAAGCACCAAATTCACAATATTCTACATACAGAGATGGCTCATTAGATTTCAAGTTTTGCGTCAAGAGGGGCGATAGGATCCACATGGGTGAAGCACTGGGAAGGTGGCATGGTG AATTATCTGAGAAGGATTCATACCGGTCGCTGCGGCAGCTGTGA
- the LOC140816276 gene encoding uncharacterized protein — MTSREDVDVDDDFSEIYRAYTGPPGSNANNAPDNTTTNKRSRVGSDEEEGARDPNAVPTDFTSREAKVWEAKSKATEKNWKKRKEEEMICKICGESGHFTQGCPSTLGAHRNSQDFFERVPARDPHVKALFSEKAVNKIEKDIGCKIKIEEKFIIVSGKDRLILKKGVDAVHKIKEEGKSKGIHKFPEEAEHKVSSGSPISWSRSPERRSPATSRLGRTDSQKSHHSPHNSAHNPNKYGRPEKFVEDRVREDLLKLSSGSPQASGNDGGRVRASRSKSPARLSFIGNTYNSFDGHNQHRGGYKTDGWNLDKGEANLKLSHKVDHSSFPRTLEEIELKYKREAMDLARLRDKEEDEENYRHREAVREIRESYITNVAVLKDTHAKLWEEFIQLEGQRRQQQAHHRVPVSGFGGYPSFQDFDNSTGNLHHAGPSVPVDSRGRYQSAVESYPSSRPPDTYVEVQRHRRDDFGKAYNRY, encoded by the exons ATGACCAGTAGAGAAGACGTAGATGTGGACGACGACTTTAGTGAAATATACAGAGCATATACTGGTCCTCCGGGATCTAATGCAAACAATGCACCAGACaatacaacaacaaacaaacgaTCTCGTGTGGGTTCGGATGAAGAAGAGGGAGCCCGTGACCCAAATGCCGTCCCAACAGATTTTACTAGTCGAGAAGCAAAGGTTTGGGAGGCTAAATCTAAAGCTACTGAAAAGAACtggaagaaaagaaaagagGAAGAAATGATCTGTAAAATATGTGGTGAATCAGGCCACTTCACGCAG GGCTGCCCATCTACGCTTGGAGCTCATCGCAACTCTCAAGATTTCTTTGAAAGGGTTCCTGCAAGAGATCCTCATGTCAAAGCATTATTCTCTGAAAAGGCGGTGAATAAAATTGAGAAGGATATTGGTTGTAAAATCaaaatagaagaaaaatttatCATTGTTAGCGGCAAGGATAGGCTAATCTTGAAAAAAGGTGTCGACGCAGTTCATAAAATTAAAGAAGAGGGAAAATCTAAGGGTATTCATAAATTCCCAGAGGAGGCTGAGCACAAAGTTTCCTCTGGTTCCCCTATTTCCTGGTCCAGGTCACCTGAACGTAGAAGTCCTGCTACGTCTCGATTAGGAAGAACTGATTCCCAAAAGTCTCATCACAGCCCTCATAATTCAGCACATAACCCAAACAAGTATGGAAGGCCGGAAAAATTTGTGGAAGACCGTGTTCGTGAAGATTTGCTGAAATTGTCGAGTGGCTCTCCCCAAG CTTCTGGTAATGATGGAGGTAGAGTTCGAGCTAGCCGTTCAAAGTCTCCTGCACGCCTTTCTTTCATTGGAAACACCTATAATTCATTTGATGGTCATAATCAACACAGAGGTGGCTACAAGACCGATGGATGGAATCTTGACAAAGGTGAAGCTAACTTGAAATTGAGTCATAAAGTTGACCACTCTTCTTTTCCTCGAACATTGGAAGAAATAGAATTGAAATACAAAAGGGAGGCAATGGATCTCGCTAGACTCCGCGACAAAGAAGAAGATGAGGAAAATTACAGGCATCGTGAG GCTGTTAGGGAAATCAGGGAGAGTTACATAACAAATGTGGCTGTGCTCAAGGATACACATGCAAAATTGTGGGAAGAGTTTATTCAACTTGAAGGTCAAAGGAGACAGCAACAAGCACACCACCGCGTTCCAGTTTCTGGGTTTGGTGGTTACCCAAGCTTTCAAGATTTTGATAATTCAACTGGTAATCTTCATCATGCTGGACCAAGTGTACCAGTGGATTCTAGGGGCAGGTACCAAAGCGCTGTGGAAAGTTAtccttcttctagacctcctgACACATATGTTGAAGTTCAGCGTCACAGGCGCGATGATTTTGGGAAAGCCTATAATCGATACTAA
- the LOC140815900 gene encoding VAN3-binding protein-like, with translation MGSAQIKRNVSEWLQYVDHEDDEFEGKSSLLVITKPETPSEPMEFLSRSWSLSANEISKALEKKQMPFVFDSSLGAIPETAKQLSGKMMKPLKGETRSGTIGRLMFQHKESSNSGNMVKKDKARMENAHMHSVVSVAGLAAALAAAAATENSKGSSSKMSKALASATQLLASYCIELAEISGVDHQRVASIVKSSVGTCTASDLLTFTAAAATALRGEAALKARLPQEAKKSATISPYNRGMVDAPRIIQEEYIPCEGNLLQHTQQGGLKWKHVSVFMNKKCQVTIRMKSKHVGGAFSKKKESILYEVVDESNGWPFKKERDNVEVYFGVKTSQGLMEFKCKNKIQRKKWVDGIRSIIHRSSAQEADNYSRMWMIDDNI, from the exons ATGGGTAGCGCTCAAATTAAAAGGAATGTTTCGGAATGGCTTCAATATGTAGATCATGAGGATGATGAATTCGAAGGAAAGTCCAGTTTACTTGTGATTACTAAGCCAGAAACTCCCAGCGAGCCAATGGAGTTCTTGTCCAGGTCCTGGAGTCTTTCTGCAAATGAAATATCCAAGGCGCTTGAGAAAAAGCAGATGCCGTTTGTGTTTGACAGCAGTTTAGGTGCAATTCCGGAGACAGCGAAACAACTT TCAGGCAAGATGATGAAACCTCTAAAAGGTGAAACAAGATCGGGGACAATCGGAAGGCTCATGTTTCAGCACAAGGAGTCAAGTAATAGTGGTAACATGGTGAAAAAGGACAAGGCACGCATGGAAAATGCTCACATGCATTCTGTTGTCTCTGTTGCTGGACTAGCAGCAGCATTGGCTGCTGCTGCTGCAACTGAGAATTCCAAAGGTTCGAGTTCGAAAATGAGCAAGGCATTGGCCTCGGCCACACAGCTCTTGGCCTCATACTGCATCGAGTTGGCTGAAATATCGGGAGTAGATCACCAGCGTGTGGCATCCATAGTCAAATCATCAGTAGGCACCTGCACTGCAAGTGACCTGCTCACTTTCACAGCTGCCGCAGCGACCG CCTTGCGTGGAGAAGCAGCTTTGAAAGCAAGATTGCCCCAGGAAGCAAAGAAGAGTGCAACTATAAGCCCATATAACAGGGGAATGGTAGATGCTCCCAGAATAATCCAGGAAGAGTATATTCCTTGTGAAGGTAACTTACTACAACACACCCAACAAG GTGGGCTAAAATGGAAACATGTCTCTGTATTCATGAACAAGAAATGCCAG GTAACAATAAGAATGAAGAGTAAACATGTTGGTGGAGCCTTCTCCAAAAAGAAAGAAA GTATATTATACGAAGTGGTTGATGAGAGTAATGGATGGCCATTCAAGAAAGAAAGGGACAACGTGGAAGTGTACTTTGGGGTTAAAACCTCCCAGGGTCTCATGGAGTTCAAATGCAAGAATAAGATACAAAGAAAGAAGTGGGTGGACGGGATTCGGAGCATTATCCACCGAAGTAGTGCACAAGAAGCCGACAACTACTCGAGAATGTGGATGATCGATGATAACATTTGA
- the LOC140815899 gene encoding phosphatidylserine decarboxylase proenzyme 1, mitochondrial isoform X3, whose translation MKWRDSRVFAFPNCNRICQLHRFRFATFLRKVQPAQARVSAGGARNGSSSQGNFLLVPGATVATILMLGALHARRLYDDKMIEEAREKGVELEFRPDAKAKFLRLLPLRSISRFWGSLTSMELPIWLRPYVYKAWARAFHSKLEEVQLPLEEYASLKDFFVRMLKEGSRPIDSDPYCLVSPVDGTVMRFGELTGPGAMIEQVKGFSYSASSLIGANSHLPMLAAEDIDQENGKECMERVEKRKSWWRVSLASPKVRNMSSLLPMKGLFYCVIYLSPGDYHRIHSPVDWNILVRRHFKGNLFPVNERAARTIRNLYVENERVVLEGHWREGYMAMAAVGATNIGSIEHWFCTSFLQKRFCTSITTQHGGK comes from the exons atgaagtggagggattctcgGGTGTTTGCCTTTCCCAATTGCAACAGAATTTGTCAGCTCCACCGTTTTCGCTTCGCTACTTTCCTCCGCAAAGTACAACCCGCCCAAGCGCGAGTGTCCGCCGGAGGTGCTCGCAATGGCAGCAGCTCGCAAG GAAATTTTTTGTTGGTGCCTGGTGCAACCGTCGCAACTATACTTATGCTTGGTGCTCTTCATGCCCGTCGGCTTTACGATGATAAAATG ATTGAAGAGGCAAGGGAAAAAGGAGTTGAATTGGAGTTTCGCCCAGATGCTAAG GCTAAATTCTTGAGATTGCTACCTCTGCGCTCTATTTCAAGATTTTGGGGCTCCTTGACTAGCATG GAACTTCCCATCTGGTTGCGACCATATGTATATAAAGCATGGGCTCGTGCGTTTCACTCTA AATTAGAAGAGGTTCAACTACCTTTGGAGGAGTATGCTTCTCTAAAGGATTTTTTTGTTCGCATGTTGAAAGAGGGCTCGAGACCCATTGATTCTGATCCATATTGTCTG GTCAGTCCTGTAGATGGCActgtcatgagatttggtgaGTTAACAGGACCAGGTGCGATGATTGAGCAAGTAAAAGGATTTTCTTATTCCGCTTCTTCACTTATTGGTGCGAACTCTCATCTTCCAATGCTTGCTGCGGAAGATATTGATCAAGAAAATGGTAAGGAATGTATGGAGAGAGTTGAGAAGCGGAAGTCGTGGTGGAGAGTTTCCTTGGCTTCTCCTAAAGTTAGAAATATGTCATCATTACT ACCAATGAAAGGCCTCTTTTACTGCGTGATTTACTTGAGTCCTGGAGATTACCACCGGATACACTCTCCAGTTGATTGGAATATTCTTGTCCGTCGGCATTTTAAAG GTAATCTTTTTCCAGTAAATGAGCGTGCTGCAAGAACTATCAGAAATCTTTATGTTGAAAATGAAAGG GTGGTGCTTGAAGGTCATTGGCGAGAAGGGTACATGGCCATGGCAGCAGTTGGTGCCACCAACATTGGTTCCATTGAG CATTGGTTTTGCACCTCATTTCTGCAAAAGAGATTCTGCACAAGTATCACCACGCAACATGGTGGAAAATGA
- the LOC140815899 gene encoding phosphatidylserine decarboxylase proenzyme 1, mitochondrial isoform X2 — protein sequence MKWRDSRVFAFPNCNRICQLHRFRFATFLRKVQPAQARVSAGGARNGSSSQGNFLLVPGATVATILMLGALHARRLYDDKMIEEAREKGVELEFRPDAKAKFLRLLPLRSISRFWGSLTSMELPIWLRPYVYKAWARAFHSKLEEVQLPLEEYASLKDFFVRMLKEGSRPIDSDPYCLVSPVDGTVMRFGELTGPGAMIEQVKGFSYSASSLIGANSHLPMLAAEDIDQENGKECMERVEKRKSWWRVSLASPKVRNMSSLLPMKGLFYCVIYLSPGDYHRIHSPVDWNILVRRHFKGNLFPVNERAARTIRNLYVENERVVLEGHWREGYMAMAAVGATNIGSIECFGCSIGFAPHFCKRDSAQVSPRNMVENERIKCWNVLENINCVDKE from the exons atgaagtggagggattctcgGGTGTTTGCCTTTCCCAATTGCAACAGAATTTGTCAGCTCCACCGTTTTCGCTTCGCTACTTTCCTCCGCAAAGTACAACCCGCCCAAGCGCGAGTGTCCGCCGGAGGTGCTCGCAATGGCAGCAGCTCGCAAG GAAATTTTTTGTTGGTGCCTGGTGCAACCGTCGCAACTATACTTATGCTTGGTGCTCTTCATGCCCGTCGGCTTTACGATGATAAAATG ATTGAAGAGGCAAGGGAAAAAGGAGTTGAATTGGAGTTTCGCCCAGATGCTAAG GCTAAATTCTTGAGATTGCTACCTCTGCGCTCTATTTCAAGATTTTGGGGCTCCTTGACTAGCATG GAACTTCCCATCTGGTTGCGACCATATGTATATAAAGCATGGGCTCGTGCGTTTCACTCTA AATTAGAAGAGGTTCAACTACCTTTGGAGGAGTATGCTTCTCTAAAGGATTTTTTTGTTCGCATGTTGAAAGAGGGCTCGAGACCCATTGATTCTGATCCATATTGTCTG GTCAGTCCTGTAGATGGCActgtcatgagatttggtgaGTTAACAGGACCAGGTGCGATGATTGAGCAAGTAAAAGGATTTTCTTATTCCGCTTCTTCACTTATTGGTGCGAACTCTCATCTTCCAATGCTTGCTGCGGAAGATATTGATCAAGAAAATGGTAAGGAATGTATGGAGAGAGTTGAGAAGCGGAAGTCGTGGTGGAGAGTTTCCTTGGCTTCTCCTAAAGTTAGAAATATGTCATCATTACT ACCAATGAAAGGCCTCTTTTACTGCGTGATTTACTTGAGTCCTGGAGATTACCACCGGATACACTCTCCAGTTGATTGGAATATTCTTGTCCGTCGGCATTTTAAAG GTAATCTTTTTCCAGTAAATGAGCGTGCTGCAAGAACTATCAGAAATCTTTATGTTGAAAATGAAAGG GTGGTGCTTGAAGGTCATTGGCGAGAAGGGTACATGGCCATGGCAGCAGTTGGTGCCACCAACATTGGTTCCATTGAG TGTTTTGGCTGTAGCATTGGTTTTGCACCTCATTTCTGCAAAAGAGATTCTGCACAAGTATCACCACGCAACATGGTGGAAAATGAGAGAATTAAATGCTGGAATGTTTTGGAAAACATCAATTGTGTTGATAAAGAATAA